In the Neodiprion virginianus isolate iyNeoVirg1 chromosome 2, iyNeoVirg1.1, whole genome shotgun sequence genome, ATCTGAGGATCAGTAGACCAGATTTAAAATCAATTACCCAATTTCATTCAATCTTGATTTTTGGACAGTATTTGGTAGTGACTTTAATTAATTCCTCCTTCAAGCGCAAAGCTATAATGGATTGGAAATACAGATTATATTCAAATGCGAGCAATGATAAATTACAAAATCGTGTAGCGaaatcttcttcttttcaaaaccTCTGTCTCAATTATTGAATGAATATAATACATTGatcgctgtttttttttttatagtcactattattattcaaatataacAGGCAATGAGTGGCATAGATGTTTCTTTATAGGTACATGGAACGAGACAGTGTAACATATCATCCTGTTTCAAACACATGCTGAGAGAAGGTGGTGCGCTAAGTCTCTGGAGAGGGAATGGCATAAATGTACTTAAGATCGGTCCTGAAACTGCACTTAAGTTCATGGCCTATGAACAAATTAAGAGAATGATAAAGGGAGACGATTTTCGAGAACTTAGCATTTACGAAAGATTCATGGCTGGATCCATTGCCGGTGGGGTCAGTCAATCAGCCATATATCCACTTGAGGTACATCGAAATAttgaactattttttctcAGCTTCCAACCAGTAAAAGACAATTAATATTAactaagaaaaaataattgaaggTACTAAAAACGCGGTTGGCTCTTCGAAAAACAGGGGAATTCACCAGCGTCATAGACGCGATGCAGAAAATTTATAGTTCCGGTGGTCTCAAATGTTTCTATCGAGGATACGTTCCCAATCTCATTGGAATACTGCCGTATGCCGGAATTGATCTGGCTGTTTACGAGGTAAGAAGATAGATAATCTTTGTTACGTAATGAACTATTTCCTTCTTCTTAATTTCACAACGTTGCGCGTATTAGATATATAAAGCTTGTCTTGATATAGTATGGAAAAACAAACATATAATTTTACAGACTCTGAAGAACAGTTACTTACGTACGCATCAGAAAGACGAACATCCGGCATTCTGGCTTCTGCTGCTTTGCGGAACGGCTTCAAGTACGGCTGGTCAAGTCTGTTCGTATCCTCTAGCTCTAGTCAGAACTAGGTTACAAGCTCAAGTAACACCATACAGAACTCCGAATACCATGGTTGCTGTATTTCAAGATATACTTCACCGAGAAGGTTTTCGTGGGCTTTATCGAGGCTTGACGCCTAACTTTTTAAAGGTACATTGACCAAAATTTGAgtcaattcatttttaacgatgacatttttcttttctcgaatATCGACTAcatggataatttttttctttattcacaGGTTGCTCCTGCAGTATCCATTAGCTATGTTGTATACGAACACTTCAGACAAGCTCTAGGTGTTAACATGACGtgatgaatatatttattaggGGACATTAATTCTATTAAATTATTCTGTAATTATATCATAAAAGTTATGCTAAATCTGCAAGTTGGCATGAAGCAAGCTGCGCAGGCAGGCCTGCACGCTACTTCGCCTTTCCTTCCTTTGACTAAAGCAGCTTATTTCTTACTGAACTCGTCATaaatgttataaattatttgctATTTAAAAGTTTggaagaaacaaagaaatttaaacataataaaatacaatcaAAACAATTGATATTGATGCTACAAGAGTTGCCAGAGGGAGAGGAAAGATATTCCAACGTTATCAAGACAGTCCAGGCGGATGGTGCTCTTCCGGTGTAGAGTGGAGTTATCTTAAAAATTGAGGATAACAAAAAGTGGATTAACCGGTAAATTGATTGTTGgatcaaaaattcaatgattCGGTTAAATGGAGATACGGGCGTTAATTAAATCAGCAAAAGAATAGGGGGAATATGCTACTTAAAAAccattcgaaaaaaaaaatcagttcagGATTTTAATTATACATGGACACTTGATGTTGTGATATACTCAGATTTTTTTGCTCCTTCcgattcaacaaaattttggtGACCTAACGCTATCGTACAGCCACTAGAAATAACGAATTAGTAGCCTAAtgattatttacaaaatgacATCCCACTGCGTGCCTGCAAAAAAGATCGACTGATTAGGGATTTTTCGAATTCCacataaatgtataaatatcaatattactCGATACCATTCATACCCTGGTTATAATAACCAATGTTGCGTTAACAAAGTTCTTCTGTATATTGCTATCGTTACGATTGTAGTGGAATGTTTGTATGATgtgataatatatatatatatatatatatgtgtgtgtgattatatatatatatatatatatatatatatatatgggacAGATTTTCGTATTACATACTGCAGGCTGATTTGGCCACCTATTATTGTTGGGCAAGTACCAACAGTTGATTAGGTATTTTATGTATACGATTTTCTGGCAGTATGAACTGTGAAAGTATAGATGCTTTTAGTACGGAATATATGTACAGATATTTTAGCTGTATATGGGACTGATGATACACGACTTTAAGCAAGGAACGTTGTGAATCGATTGAATACTTCcagtaatttttctttctatttatatgtatgtatgtatgtatattattattattattattactattattattagcaGCTTCGCACGAAGCATGTAGGTGTACCGTGTAGagtatatattacatacaatCTGCGTGACGTCTTTTTCTACGATGAGCAAATGTAATTTATTGgtttttatgtttttgattattattgtttataatagACTCAGTTCCTTGGAGGCTGCAGGCACCAGTTTTCACTTGTAGTTATAATAAATACTTTATGATATCTCTTATAtcttaaatattataaatgtgATTTCCGCTGACAAGCAGGAGAATTGTACTTTGCTGAATAACTAATTCttcattcaaattattgttgttatacattttttcgcTCTATTATCATGATTACTGCTATAAACTATTAATtctattactactactactacaaCTAGTACTACTATCACTACTCTTACACCATTACTATTGCCTTCTAACATTGTTAATACTGCTATCGCCACTGTTACTATTCCTTGCATTGAAATCACACAATAATGTCTTTCGTGATTCATCAACTAAGTGCAGTGTTTAATCAATTACTTACCACAATAATTTCAGTTGTATTCTGTATTTCAATGGTCAACTGTGACGCAGTATTACCtacactaacaataagtattaagctgtaattttttttttctttcgtttacTTTCCGTCTTCGACACTAGCATGCGTCGGATTTCCCGTTACATTATAGAATTGAAgtaaaagagtgaaaaaataaaaacaaaattactgATTATGTGTCTTgtgatattattgtaatatcaACATTTTATTCCTTCACTTATCATAAAACAGTGTTCGGACcgaaaaaatcaagtttcagGTTTGAATCTATACGCATAATCTGAAAAACAACAccgcgtatatgtatagaattCTGTAATGCCGACTcgtgtatcaatttttttattaccatacgctttatttttttcttatacataatacatatgaaaattacattacttgcttgtaaaataaaaaaaaaaaagttccatcAACCAATCAATCACAGCCACCTCTACAGTCGTTACATAATAGAATCAAAGTTCACAGtcttttcatttctgtacTTCTAATTTCTACGTCTTTGGAACACTTTTCCTTCGACATAGCTTGATAATCATGCGGTATTGTGGAAATATGATCGGAAgcaagacaaaaaaataataatcattcttatttttttaataaatcgtGATTTCAATATCACAACAGCAAAAAATGATTTACTCACATTACAAGATTTACATAATTCAGTATGTTTGTAAGATTTTAAGAAAAAGTGAGTCCACAAGGCTGTAGGgcagttttgaaatttaataacgtatattatattaagaAAATGATCACTGAAAGTTAGGCACAAATTTTAAGTTTTGATACTTTGATCGAAGCACTTCAATCTTGGATCAAACTTGAAAATATGTGTTACTTCCCTATACCCAATTAACAGATTGCATGGAATAATAAAGTTGATATTCAAATAcaatgtgtatacatatatatcgtATCTACTCATGTATTGTATAAAACAATAGTATTTACCATAAGTATCGCAATGATAAGCTCACTTTAAAGAGACAAAAAGTCGTGgaatgttgtaaatttttttacacagacCCGTGTTACAGTTTGTGCCAAATAGCATATTCTTTAAGTTGGTTTAACATGTTTCGCTGCCGCTTCGTCGAGAATCCAATACAACTCTCCGTTGCTCAGTTGTACTCTGGCAGCTGGCAA is a window encoding:
- the LOC124297268 gene encoding calcium-binding mitochondrial carrier protein SCaMC-2 isoform X4 — encoded protein: MKITDDSNGSSTYLDIGEDMGVPDDFTKSEMVSGMWWRHLLAGGIAGAVSRTCTAPLDRIKVYLQVHGTRQCNISSCFKHMLREGGALSLWRGNGINVLKIGPETALKFMAYEQIKRMIKGDDFRELSIYERFMAGSIAGGVSQSAIYPLEVLKTRLALRKTGEFTSVIDAMQKIYSSGGLKCFYRGYVPNLIGILPYAGIDLAVYETLKNSYLRTHQKDEHPAFWLLLLCGTASSTAGQVCSYPLALVRTRLQAQVTPYRTPNTMVAVFQDILHREGFRGLYRGLTPNFLKVAPAVSISYVVYEHFRQALGVNMT
- the LOC124297268 gene encoding calcium-binding mitochondrial carrier protein SCaMC-2 isoform X2; this encodes MLEQENVVGSGCDVCGEFVIVYRELIQKYLDIGEDMGVPDDFTKSEMVSGMWWRHLLAGGIAGAVSRTCTAPLDRIKVYLQVHGTRQCNISSCFKHMLREGGALSLWRGNGINVLKIGPETALKFMAYEQIKRMIKGDDFRELSIYERFMAGSIAGGVSQSAIYPLEVLKTRLALRKTGEFTSVIDAMQKIYSSGGLKCFYRGYVPNLIGILPYAGIDLAVYETLKNSYLRTHQKDEHPAFWLLLLCGTASSTAGQVCSYPLALVRTRLQAQVTPYRTPNTMVAVFQDILHREGFRGLYRGLTPNFLKVAPAVSISYVVYEHFRQALGVNMT
- the LOC124297268 gene encoding calcium-binding mitochondrial carrier protein SCaMC-2 isoform X3 — encoded protein: MDTLDNIDSDLLIELYVKYLDIGEDMGVPDDFTKSEMVSGMWWRHLLAGGIAGAVSRTCTAPLDRIKVYLQVHGTRQCNISSCFKHMLREGGALSLWRGNGINVLKIGPETALKFMAYEQIKRMIKGDDFRELSIYERFMAGSIAGGVSQSAIYPLEVLKTRLALRKTGEFTSVIDAMQKIYSSGGLKCFYRGYVPNLIGILPYAGIDLAVYETLKNSYLRTHQKDEHPAFWLLLLCGTASSTAGQVCSYPLALVRTRLQAQVTPYRTPNTMVAVFQDILHREGFRGLYRGLTPNFLKVAPAVSISYVVYEHFRQALGVNMT
- the LOC124297268 gene encoding calcium-binding mitochondrial carrier protein SCaMC-2 isoform X1, with amino-acid sequence MPGRNVVHGVMPPHYLHELPAEDEERLEKIFNKLDLDGNGRIDVHDLSKALHDVGVHKRYAEKFLAESDRNQSGDISLAEFIHYVREHEKNLRLQFSNLDKNRDGKIDLEELIRAFKDLGVDMDRTEATKLLQRMDQDGSLNISFDEWRDFLLYAPTNDIHELIRYWRHSTYLDIGEDMGVPDDFTKSEMVSGMWWRHLLAGGIAGAVSRTCTAPLDRIKVYLQVHGTRQCNISSCFKHMLREGGALSLWRGNGINVLKIGPETALKFMAYEQIKRMIKGDDFRELSIYERFMAGSIAGGVSQSAIYPLEVLKTRLALRKTGEFTSVIDAMQKIYSSGGLKCFYRGYVPNLIGILPYAGIDLAVYETLKNSYLRTHQKDEHPAFWLLLLCGTASSTAGQVCSYPLALVRTRLQAQVTPYRTPNTMVAVFQDILHREGFRGLYRGLTPNFLKVAPAVSISYVVYEHFRQALGVNMT